CAACTCCGCGAATGCGATGAGCGACGGCGCGGATGCTCTGCTGGTCGCCGCCCTGGTCGCCGCGCTCGGCGGTACGTTGGGCGGTGAGCTGGGCAAGCTGCTCCAAGCCTTCGGTGAAGGCGCCTTGCATGATCAGCTTAAGCATCTCCTGGAGGGCATCCTCTGCACCGCCGACGCGCTCGAGTAGCGCTTCGCGGTCGAAATGCACTAGCTCGTTGCCGGTAATGGAATCCGCTCCGGCTGGCGACGACGCTGGCGGCTGCTTTGGCGGCGCGGATGAAGCCGCCTCATCTGAAGCCGCCTCATCTGAAGCCGCCTCATCTGAAGCCGACTGATCTGAAGCCGGCGAGGATGGAACTGGTGTAGATGGAGCTGGCGTGGATGATTGGGGCGCTGGTTGTCGCGTCAACCAGTGTTGCAGGCACTCGCGCAACTGATCCGCGGCGATGGGCTTAGTCAGGTAATCATCCATGCCCGCTTGCAGGCAGCGTTCCTTCTCGCCTTTCAGGGTGCCGGCGGTCAGGGCGATGATGGGCACACGCCTGCCGCTTTCGCGCGCGCGGATCTGGCCGGTTGCGTCATAGCCGTTCAACCCCGGCATTTGTAAGTCCATCAAGACCAGATCCGGCGTGTGTTGAGTAAAGTGGCGCACGGCTTCTTCACCGCCACTGGCTTCCTCGATGTGCGCTCCGGGAAGCACCTCGGCGACCAGGTGTCGTGCCAGTGTGAGGTTGAGCGGATGATCGTCCACCAGCAGAATCCGCAGATCAGACTGGGTCGTGGCGTCGGCCTTGGCTGCAATCTTGGCAGCCATGCTCCCACCAGCGACGGCGACGGCATCCTCACCGGCGATGCCTCTGGCATCCTCAGCAGCATTCGCGGGCGCGACTCCATCCCCGCGCGCTGTCTCTGTTCTAGCCAGCGCACCGCCAAGCTTTAACTCAACCAGGGCGTTGTAAAGCTGGCGACTGTCGATCGGCTTGTTGGCCATTTTATGGATGCCAAGCGGGTCCGCTTGTGCGCGCAGTTGGACATCTTCAACCAGGCTGTGCAACAACATGATGCGCAGCGACTCGGGGCCAAGATTCAGCTGCTGGCGAATCTTACCGATCACCTCAAGCCCGTCCATGAAAGGCATCTGGTAGTCGACGATGGCGATGTCGACAGCCTGCTGCTGCAAGAAAGACAGCGCGGCCAGTCCGTTGTCAACCGTGGTACAGCGCACGCCGACGAGATCAAGCATGTCTTGGATAATCTTGCCGTTGTTCAGATTATCGTCGATCACCAGTGCATGATGTATGGTATCGAGCACGGCCTGATCGGCCAGCCGATCCAGAGCCCGACCGCCTTCGCAGGGCAGGCACACGCGAAACGAGAAGGTGCTGCCCTGACCCGGCTCGCTGTCGAGCTCAAGCCGACTGCCCATCAAGCTCAGCAGGCGGTTGGAAATCGACAAGCCCAGTCCGGTGCCGCCAAACTTGCGCGTGGTCGAGGCGTCCTCCTGGGTGAAGGCGTCAAAAATGCGTTCCTGCTGATCAAGTGCAATCCCGCACCCGGTGTCGCTGATGGCAAAGCTCAGTTCGCTGATGCCGGGTGTCTGCGTGGGTTCTGCGCTGATGTCGATGCGGATGTGGCCGGCCTCAGTAAACTTGATGGCGTTGCTGATCAGGTTGATCAGCACCTGACGCAGCCGGATGGGATCGGCGTGGATGACTTGGGGCACCTCCGAGGCGATGTGCAACAGCAGCTCAAGCCCCTTCTCGTTGGTCTTGTAGCGCACCACATCGATGATCTGGCGCGTCAGTTCATCGAGGTCAACCTGCTCCGGCGACAGCTCAAGCTTGCCCGCCTCGATCTTGGAGAAATCCAAAATGTCGTTCAGCAAATCGAGCAGCGATTTGGCCGACTGATTCACGTAGCCGACATAATTGCGCTGAGTTTCACTCAGCTCCGACTGGCGCAGCAGATCGCTAAAGCCAATCACGCTGTTGAGCGGGGTGCGGATCTCGTGGCTCATGTTGGCGAGGAATTCCGACTTGGACCGATTGGCAGCATCCGCTTCCGCCCGCGCCTGTTCGAGCGCTTCGCGAATTTTCTTGGCCTCGTCGATGTCCTGAAGGGTGCCGAACAGCCGCTTGCAGCGCCCGTTGTCGAATTCAGCATTGCCGATAGCGCGCACCCATAAGACCTTGCCGCTGGCA
Above is a genomic segment from Thiorhodovibrio litoralis containing:
- a CDS encoding response regulator; the encoded protein is MTLPKTMTNEQETPQPRKDNLAQLEEKTAKLEAVLAASQIGVWSIALPERTITWDQHLLTPEERGTSGDLKFHQALEMVHPDDRARVATAYEALLTHGVELDEEYRVLLPNGDERVHRSRGRALPPVDGRNMRALGTVQDVTGQVSARLALEQSQRFSEQLLANMADGFSVVDAQGRQQVANKALCRMTGFSEEEQLGWQPPFPCWPEEECEAITQAMQKTLSGESGDFELVFKRKNGERFPVHLSTGSLCDATGQVTHYFANITDISARHEAERQLKRAHAFLNQTSRVARVGGWEYDLVNGKLEWTDSIREIHEVPPDFEPTYERAIAFYTPETGAKLQQAIAQAMEDGTPYDLEVQIITASGKVLWVRAIGNAEFDNGRCKRLFGTLQDIDEAKKIREALEQARAEADAANRSKSEFLANMSHEIRTPLNSVIGFSDLLRQSELSETQRNYVGYVNQSAKSLLDLLNDILDFSKIEAGKLELSPEQVDLDELTRQIIDVVRYKTNEKGLELLLHIASEVPQVIHADPIRLRQVLINLISNAIKFTEAGHIRIDISAEPTQTPGISELSFAISDTGCGIALDQQERIFDAFTQEDASTTRKFGGTGLGLSISNRLLSLMGSRLELDSEPGQGSTFSFRVCLPCEGGRALDRLADQAVLDTIHHALVIDDNLNNGKIIQDMLDLVGVRCTTVDNGLAALSFLQQQAVDIAIVDYQMPFMDGLEVIGKIRQQLNLGPESLRIMLLHSLVEDVQLRAQADPLGIHKMANKPIDSRQLYNALVELKLGGALARTETARGDGVAPANAAEDARGIAGEDAVAVAGGSMAAKIAAKADATTQSDLRILLVDDHPLNLTLARHLVAEVLPGAHIEEASGGEEAVRHFTQHTPDLVLMDLQMPGLNGYDATGQIRARESGRRVPIIALTAGTLKGEKERCLQAGMDDYLTKPIAADQLRECLQHWLTRQPAPQSSTPAPSTPVPSSPASDQSASDEAASDEAASDEAASSAPPKQPPASSPAGADSITGNELVHFDREALLERVGGAEDALQEMLKLIMQGAFTEGLEQLAQLTAQRTAERGDQGGDQQSIRAVAHRIRGVAASGAFERMAWLAEQLELMQPFDAAEAARLLDAMREEEGHISRLLKDRDYGALT